CACGCAGTAGTAGATTATAACGAATTTGTGGAAGTTCAGCGGCACTATGCACCGAACATCGTAATTGGTTTTGCAAGATTCAACGGAATGCCCGTTGGAATTGTAGCAAATCAACCTAACTACATTGCCGGTGTTTTGGACATCAATTCATCCAGAAAAGCAGCCCGGTTTGTAAGGTTCTGCGATGCATTCAACATTCCTGTTGTTACCTTTGTTGATGTTCCCGGATTCCTTCCCGGCACAGCACAGGAATATGGCGGTATCATCATCCACGGTGCAAAACTTCTTTTCGCATACGGTGAAGCAACAGTTCCAAAAGTTACCATTGTACTAAGAAAAGCCTATGGTGGAGCCTATGATGTTATGGGTTCGAAACACCTTAGAGGCGACATTAACTACGCTTGGCCTACAGCCGAGATAGCAGTTATGGGTCCTAAAGGTGCGATAGAGATACTTCACAACAAGGAAATCAGCGCCATTACCGATGACAAGGAAAGAGTGGAATTCATCAAGCACAAAGAGGAAGAGTACAAAAACAAATTTGCCTCTCCCTATGTTGCTGCAAAATATGGCTACCTTGATGATGTAATCGAGCCAAGAAATACCCGTTTCAGAGTGATCAGGGCATTGCAGTCGCTTGCTACAAAGAAAGATACACTTCCGCCCAAGAAACACGCTAACATACCGCTTTAAGGGAGAAGCCATGAAACAAACAAAATTTCTGCTGATCTTTCTTCTCTTGCTAATGGTGTCTGTTGCTTTGCCACAGAATAATGCACCGGCAAAAGTTGATACAGCGAAAGTTCAGGCGGCTGATTCTCTTAAAAAGCCTGCTAAGGATGAGAATGTGAGTGATCTAATACACTTCAACCCTTCTAACACGATGGATGACATCAAAGGAAATGGCAACAGCTTTGTCCTGACGGTTATCGGAATGGGTGTTGTATTTTTTGCACTCGCTGCCCTTTATCTTTCCTTCGCTTTGGCGAGTAATCTGATTAAAAAATCAGTTGCAAAAAAGCATGCGAAAGAAAGTCCCGAAAAGGAAGGAAGCCAACCGAAGGAAGAGATGAGTGCTGAAGTGAATGCCGCTATAGCAATGGCTTTGTACTCATTTTTTAATGCAAATCATGACCAAGAGAATACGATTCTGACAATTAACAGAGTCTCCAGAATGTATACTCCATGGAGCTCAAAGATTTATAACCTTCGCCACCACCCCAGAAACTGGTAATTAATGAGGAAACAATGAAAAAATTTAACTTTAAAATAAACGGCAACGATTACCATGTACAGGTTAAGAACATCGAGGGTGATACCGCCGAAATAGAAGTAAACGGAACTACATATGAAGTTGAGATCGAGAAAAAACTCGCTCAGCCGATTACTCCCAAACTCGTAAGAGAAAGAGCGATTCCATCGACAGATGTTGATAAATCCACTGTGAAGACAACGAAACCTGCGCCAAAAGCCAGTGGTGGAATTAAAAGTCCGTTACCGGGTACAATTCTGGAAGTTTTCGTCAAAGTTGGTGATAAAGTCAAGATGGGAGATAAGCTCCTGATACTTGAAGCGATGAAGATGGAAAACAAGATAGATGCCGACAAATCGGGTACCGTAAAGGAACTGGTTGTAAAGCAAGGTGATACAGTTATGGAAGGTGATCTCCTGTTAGTAATAGGAGATTAAAGTGGAGAGTATAACCAAGTTTATCGAATACACTTCCTTCGCTAACATAACGATTGGACATGTCGTTATGATTTTGGTGGGGTTGATATTTATTTATCTAGCCATCACGAAAGAATATGAACCATTACTGCTGGTTCCCATAGGATTTGGGATAATTGTAGGGAATATACCTTTTTTGGAGAATGCCGGTCTTGGTATAGGCATATATGAAAAAGGGAGCACACTTAATTATCTCTATTTTGGTGTACTTAATGGTATATATCCGCCACTAATTTTTCTGGGAATTGGTGCGATGACCGACTTTTCCACGCTCCTGTCGAATCCCAAGTTGATTCTGATAGGAGCAGCGGCCCAAATCGGAATCTTTGCCACATTTATTGGCGCAATCATGCTTGGTTTCACACCAAACGAGGCGGCATCAATTGGTATTATCGGTGGAGCTGACGGTCCGACTGCGATATTTCTCGCGTCGAAACTTGCGCCTCATCTGATAGGTGCAATCGCAATTTCAGCTTACTCATATATGGCATTGGTTCCTTTGATCCAACCGCCGGTTATGAGACTCTTTACCAATCAAAAGGAACGCCTCATCAGAATGAAGCCCCCGAGAGTGGTTTCGAGAACGGAGAAAATTCTTTTCCCGATTCTTGGTCTGCTCCTGACCACCTTCATTTCACCAAGTGCCCTCCCTCTTTTGGGAACCCTCTTTTTTGGTAACATCCTGAAAGAGAGCGGAGTAACAAAAAGACTTGCAGATACCGCAGCCAGACCCATGATCGATGTTGTAACGATTATTCTCGGGCTTACGGTGGGTGCCTCCACACAGGCGACTACATTTCTTACCCCGAAGTCGATACTGATCTTTGTTCTTGGTGCAGTATCCTTCATTGTTGCCACTGCCGGAGGTGTTCTGTTTGTGAAGGTGATGAATCTCTTTTTAAAACCGGGTGACAAGATAAATCCGCTTATCGGAAATGCGGGTGTTTCGGCAGTTCCCGATAGTGCGAGAGTTTCACAGATTATCGGTCTGGAATATGACAAAACCAATCACCTTCTGATGCACGCAATGGCACCAAATGTCGCCGGTGTCATCGGAAGCGCAGTAGCTGCAGGTATCCTGCTCAGCTTTATGACAGGGTAATCAGGTATTAGTTTTTAGTTATGAGTTATGAATTTCGACAACCTTAAGTGGTCGGTTCAACTAATAACTCATAATTCATAACTAATAATTCAGAACTCATAGTTCATAGTTTTATATAAGTAAATACGGAGAGAAAAGAATGGCAAAATATAAAATAGCCTGGTTGCCGGGCGATGGCATAGGCATTGAGGTGCTGGAAGCCGCAAAAATAGTGCTCGATAAAACGGGCCTGGATGCTGAATATATTCACGGAGACATCGGCTGGGAATTCTGGAGAACAGAAGGAGATGCCTTCCCTGAAAGGACAATTGAACTGCTTAAAAATGTTGATGCCGCCATGTTTGGTGCCATCACTTCAAAACCTAAAAAAGATTCGGAAGCCGAACTGATTCCAGAGCTTCAGGGCAAAGGACTTGTTTACAGGTCACCGATTGTAAGAATGCGTCAGATGTTCGACCTCTACAATTGCCTCAGACCCGCTAAAGGATACAAAGGAAACGCTCTCAACTATAAAGACAACATCGATCTCGTGGTTTTCAGAGAGAATACCGAAGATCTCTATTGTGGTGTTGAGTTTGCTCCTGTTCCTGAAGAAGTGGCTCAGGTTCTTGCAAAACACTCGAAACCTTTCTCGGTTTTTACCGGACTTGGTGCCGATGATTATGCAATCAACTGCAAGATTAATACCAAAAAGGGTTCTGAGAAAATCATCAGAGCCGCCTTTGAATATGCCCGCAAAAACAACCGCAAAAAAGTAACCATTGTGCACAAAGCCAATGTCGTTAGAGCCACTGACGGACTTTTCTTTGACATCGCAAAAGAGGTCAGAAAAGATTATCCCGAAATTCAGATGGATGATGCAAACATTGATGCAATCACCATGTGGCTGCTTAAAAATCCTCATAACTATGATGTACTCGTAGCCACAAATCTCTTTGGCGACATCATTTCCGATCTCTGTGCCCAGATGGTTGGCGGACTTGGTTTCGGCTGCTCCGGTAATATCGGTGAAAAACTCGCCGTATTTGAACCGACACACGGCTCAGCTCCAAAATATTTCGGTCAGTACAAAGTGAATCCGATAGCTACAATTCTCGCAGCTAAAATGATGCTTGAATGGCTTGGTGAAACAAAACTTGCCGAAAAAGTTGAGAGTGCCGTTGCCCGTGTTATCGAAGAAGGTAAATTCAAAACCTATGATATGGGTGGCGATACCAAAACCCTCGAGATGGCAGAAGCGATAGCAGCGTATATTTAATTATTTATTAACCGCGAAGAGCGCAAAATTAGGTATTAGGTATTAGGTATTAGGTATTAGGTATTAGGTATTAATTATTGAGACTATCTCTGCGTTAATCTGTCTAATCCGCGTGCATCTGCGTCCTGTTATAATACCTTATTTATTCTGCGTTCTTTAGATTTCCTTTGCGATCTTGGCGCTCTTTGCGGTTTCACAATTCAACGGATACACTATGAGAGAAAAAGTTTTAAAGATATGGCCTGAAATCGACTGGATTCAGGACCCCGAATTAAAAGAAAAGACACTTAAATGCTGGATTTATGCAATCGAAAACAGTGTTTTGTCACCCGAAGACCTTGATGTAATTCCCTTCTCACTTTTGATAAAAGACTGCAATGTCTCCTTTATGAATCATAAAAGGACTGCGGTTCAACTTTCGGTCGAAATTGCCAAAATAATGAAGAACAACTTTGGCGATTCGATCAATTTCAACATGGACTATGTAATTTCAGGTGCGATATTGATAGATGTCGGAAAACTGATTGAATACGACATGAAAGACGGTAAGCTTATCACCTCACCTGCCGGAAAACTTGTAAGACATCCATTCAGCGGACTTGCAATAGCCGACAGATTTGGTCTGCCTGCTGAAGTTCAGCATATCATTGCAACACATTCAAAAGAGGGTGATCTCGGCTACAGAAGTGTAGAGTCACTCATTGTTCACCATGCTGATTTTGTAAGTTTCGAACCATTTAAAGCCTGAGGTAATGATGGCACAGAATTTAGTTGAAAAGATTGTTCAGCGGTACTCCTCCGGTTATCCCGAGGGGTATAAGGTCAAGTCGGGCGACTATGTTATGATTCATCCAAAGCATGTTATGACCCATGACAACACGGGTGCTGTGATCCCGAAATTCAAGGAAACGGGTGCCACAAAGCTCGCCAATCCAAGACAGGTAGTGAATACACTCGATCACAACATCCAGGACACTTCCGAAAAAAACCTCGAAAAATACCGTAAAATCGAAGAATTTTCCCGCGGAATGGGTGCCGATTTTTATCCGGCAGGAAGAGGAATCGGACATCAGATTATGATCGAAGAGGGATATGCCTTCCCCGGTGCTCTTGCAGTTGCTTCAGACAGTCACTCAAACATGTACGGTGGAATGGGATGTCTCGGAACCCCCGTCGTGCGTACCGATGCTGCGGCTATCTGGGCAACGGGTAAAACATGGTGGCAGATTCCCCCAGTTGCAAAAGTTGTTCTTAACGGCAGACTTCCACACGGAGTTACCGGTAAAGACCTGATCATCACGCTTTGCGGATATTTCTCCAAGGATGAAGTGTTGAATCACGCTGTGGAATTTTCCGGTGACGGAGTTCAATATCTTACAATCGATCAGAGACTCGCCATCGCAAACATGACCACAGAATGGGGTGCCCTTGTTGGACTTTTCCCTGTGGACGATGAGACTATTGACTGGCTTACTGAGCGGGCTGAATTTGTAAAAAACCGCGGTTTACAAGGCGTAAATTCCGATGCTGATGCAATTGATGGAGTCCATCCAAGAATCAATGAGAAAACCATCGACGCCTTAAGAGCGAGGATGCACGATCTCAAACCTGATGAAG
The nucleotide sequence above comes from Ignavibacteria bacterium. Encoded proteins:
- a CDS encoding isocitrate/isopropylmalate dehydrogenase family protein codes for the protein MAKYKIAWLPGDGIGIEVLEAAKIVLDKTGLDAEYIHGDIGWEFWRTEGDAFPERTIELLKNVDAAMFGAITSKPKKDSEAELIPELQGKGLVYRSPIVRMRQMFDLYNCLRPAKGYKGNALNYKDNIDLVVFRENTEDLYCGVEFAPVPEEVAQVLAKHSKPFSVFTGLGADDYAINCKINTKKGSEKIIRAAFEYARKNNRKKVTIVHKANVVRATDGLFFDIAKEVRKDYPEIQMDDANIDAITMWLLKNPHNYDVLVATNLFGDIISDLCAQMVGGLGFGCSGNIGEKLAVFEPTHGSAPKYFGQYKVNPIATILAAKMMLEWLGETKLAEKVESAVARVIEEGKFKTYDMGGDTKTLEMAEAIAAYI
- a CDS encoding sodium ion-translocating decarboxylase subunit beta — encoded protein: MILVGLIFIYLAITKEYEPLLLVPIGFGIIVGNIPFLENAGLGIGIYEKGSTLNYLYFGVLNGIYPPLIFLGIGAMTDFSTLLSNPKLILIGAAAQIGIFATFIGAIMLGFTPNEAASIGIIGGADGPTAIFLASKLAPHLIGAIAISAYSYMALVPLIQPPVMRLFTNQKERLIRMKPPRVVSRTEKILFPILGLLLTTFISPSALPLLGTLFFGNILKESGVTKRLADTAARPMIDVVTIILGLTVGASTQATTFLTPKSILIFVLGAVSFIVATAGGVLFVKVMNLFLKPGDKINPLIGNAGVSAVPDSARVSQIIGLEYDKTNHLLMHAMAPNVAGVIGSAVAAGILLSFMTG
- a CDS encoding HDIG domain-containing protein, which translates into the protein MREKVLKIWPEIDWIQDPELKEKTLKCWIYAIENSVLSPEDLDVIPFSLLIKDCNVSFMNHKRTAVQLSVEIAKIMKNNFGDSINFNMDYVISGAILIDVGKLIEYDMKDGKLITSPAGKLVRHPFSGLAIADRFGLPAEVQHIIATHSKEGDLGYRSVESLIVHHADFVSFEPFKA
- a CDS encoding biotin/lipoyl-binding protein, translating into MKKFNFKINGNDYHVQVKNIEGDTAEIEVNGTTYEVEIEKKLAQPITPKLVRERAIPSTDVDKSTVKTTKPAPKASGGIKSPLPGTILEVFVKVGDKVKMGDKLLILEAMKMENKIDADKSGTVKELVVKQGDTVMEGDLLLVIGD
- a CDS encoding OadG family protein; protein product: MKQTKFLLIFLLLLMVSVALPQNNAPAKVDTAKVQAADSLKKPAKDENVSDLIHFNPSNTMDDIKGNGNSFVLTVIGMGVVFFALAALYLSFALASNLIKKSVAKKHAKESPEKEGSQPKEEMSAEVNAAIAMALYSFFNANHDQENTILTINRVSRMYTPWSSKIYNLRHHPRNW